TTTGTGCATATGCGGATGCACAGCTTTTAGCAGCTAGGCACGTATTCCTTAAAGTTGAAATGATCATGACTGCAAGCATTCGTTTATATTACTCGGCATTCCGTCTACAGATATCTAATAAGTAATAAGTGTATAACAATATCACTCACTGACCCCAGTATTCCACTCCCTCCGTTAAAACAACAAACCTCAACCCCGTCATACTCAATCACAAGCACAACTCTGGCATTTCCCCGTGGAGAggtgaggatggagagaagacgTTTCGATCATTCCAAGAAGGATCTCTACGAAAATGTTGCTACACACATACCTACCGGGGATTCAACTAATCCGAGTACTCATCCGAGCACTAATCCGGGTTCCAATCTTATCGAATAGAGCCCTTTCCTGCTTCTAGATTTGTGCCTTCTTCCATAAGTTCTAGACTATGGAGTAGAACGTTGAGAACTTCGTTAGCCTTTTGACGTTTTCAATCACTGGCCCCCATACTCATCAGTCTAATCCCAGCATATCAATTTCCTTGGCCTGTCTCTTTATTTCCCTTCAAGAACGAATTCAAGCACAGCCGTGTTCTAGTTATTAATCTCAACGGGTTCTGGGTCACCGGTCATTAGTACGTGAGTAGGTCATGCTAGCTACGGATCTGAACAATGCATTATTGGATTGCGAGTAATATCAAGTATTTTATtcctccatctttctttctaaGAAGACGCTCACCCACGTCAATTCCCCGCCCTGAACGCCACAAGAAATGGGTATACCCTCGTAATCTCAACGCCACTATAAGAAAATCGTGATGCAAGTGTTCAAAACCATGCCAATGTCCATACTGCTGGTAGATTTGGCCATCTTTCCTGCCACTCTCCGATTATTTCCGGCACTCTTTCATCGAAGCCTGCCCTGCTATGAGCACTACCACTGTCAAACCCGGCAGGATTGAGTTCTCTTTCCTCGGCAGCAGCTTTATTGAGGGAATCGGCAAGGTCAAGAATTCCCCTGCCGCCGACTAGAGCCTCTTCATGATTatctttgatatcaacatTGATGACATGCACTGGACGATTTAATGGGGAGCCACGATTGAGGAGGTCATCCACGACTGCATCCCAGCATCTTTCTTCACAGGTAATAACAATGTCAACGACACCTCCTTCTACTCCGTCGGCACCTTGATCTGTACTATGTTGTAGTCTTGGAACACCGACTTGCCAATCTTGCCATCTCTCCGGCCCCCATTTTACTGATCTATTCCGCCCAAGCATATTCAAGATACCATTTGCGCGATAGAGACGCGGATCTTTGGATTCGAGTTCTTTATACATGCTATCATATGAAGTCTTGTTGAATTGGTAGACATTAGGTTGTGTTATGGAAGGTCCTGGTAATCTAACTAAAGAACCTGTTCCAAAAGATATTACAGGGTAGTGAGCAGCAGCGAGACGTAGGTGTGATTCCATGGATCTGTCGAAGAATCTTATTAGACACAAAGCAAGCGAAGCATGAGATCTGTTAAGCATACCTATTATTGTTACTGGCACAAACAGTGCagaatttgagtttgaagcCTCCCGAATCTACTCGTTCACCGTTTGACGCGAACTGAGGTGTGCTACCGCTATTGGCAGTCGATACTGGAGCTTGAGacatgatggatgaagaGTTGTAGTTATTGTAAAGTTATTGCAGTCTAGATATTTGCGGGGGCAGAAGAAGTTTGGCCACCTTTCGTCTCGACACGGGGTTTAAACTTCCAACGGTACCGAATTCAAGTTGTGGATATTACTGCAGAAGCTATGTTCAAAGTCAGCTACGTGTCAACACCATACAATGTGTGCATTTATGAACAGGTCTATTTGAAGAGCATTCAGATATTGTTAAGTTGCGTAAATAAAAATTGTGTCATCAGTTTTTAATAAGACAGCTCCAATAATAGTAATCATCAGATTGCGACAGCGGGGTGAAGAGGGAcggaagaaggaaagaaggaaagaaggccAACGAATGTATTGGTTCCTTCCAAGATCTTGCACATACCAAACATTTCAGGTTCTACTGTAGAGTTTCAAGTAGAGTGAGAATCGCAAGAGACATTGACCCGAGCCAAATCAAGAGCGATGTTGACAatgatggtgttgttgtatgattgattgtaATGTTGTGCATGTGCAGCGTCCAACATTGAAGAGCTTGAGAgcttattaataatgaagCTAAGAAAATTTTCGGTTAacagagagaaagatgagcCAATGGCAGTGAATCATGTTGAATAGCTCATATGTACATAACTGACCATCCTTAGCTCCCACGGAGAGTAACACATACAAGGTATGTGTCGTAGCATCCAAAGAGATCAGCCAAAGGAAAAGCACATGCTGATCAAGCACTTGCAGCCTGGTGCATGTTCACATCAATTTGGGCTTCGTCCTTGGCATATGATTGGCTCTCCTGCAAATCTGAAACGTCGAAACGGAACTTGGGAAAAAAACGATCATTGCTCTATGGTGGTGTTGTGGGAATTGTGATGGCGCATTACCAAAAtagaaatggagatggaaacgGAAACTGTTCTGTAAAGTCGTCAACTGAAAAGCCCACCCCTACGCAGATTGATCAATCGCATCCACGAGAAACGGAGAGCGCATGTATTTTCACCAGAGGTCACTTGTACGCCACTCGACTCGACAGCGAAATGGAAAGACCGGAAAGAGTGCGGAGTGGTGAGAGTGATGAGGGTGAGTGCAGAGTGAACACACATGTCTTGAAActtctataatatttactTTGCCCTTGCCTGCTTCTCTCTACCATGATCAACCGCCCCGTCTTCTCCTCGCTATCGTGCCCCGTTCCGGCTGGAGAGAGGTAGAACGACTGTGTATGACTTGTAATTATCACCTTGGTACAGACTTCAACCTTCACGCGTCTCCTCTgcgtttcttttctttttccaccCTTTCCGTCTACTGGCTTCTATGCTCTGGGGTAAATCTATCTGTACATCGTATAACTCTTTTGATCCGCACATCGgcctccctccctccctccctccctccctatcTACGTTGACAATACGACCGGTATTCTCCATCTTGCAAACCATTCACACATCCCAGACTGCTCCTTATTACATCCATTCATTGCCTAATTTCCATGTCAAATACTCGAAGTGTGCGGGGTCCCTGGTCGAAATCCACCcaagagaattttgaaaaaggaCCTCGAGCCTTGAACCCTCGGCGCTTCGTAGACAACTCACGCAGCTTCAAAGGAACTTTGCCTTAGTCATTTTGAACTCCAGAGCGTTAATTCAAAGCAAAGCATCACTTCGGCGCAAAGACTACTCCGTTGATTTGCGAACTCTCAAAGTCAATAGTATCCTACATCTGCAATTCCGAAGActcatttctcttctctttgcttCATTGTTTCGTTGGAGCCCTGTTGCTTCGTAATTGAATACCTTGAAAGTCGAGGGAAAAGGTCTTACAATACGCACGAGCTTCCTCTGATCTTTTTCAACATTGAATTCGAACTCCAATCGACCTATACGCTCACACAAGTTCACAGCCCACCTCAATCATTGACAAGCGCTATCAAGAGTTTGACATCCGTTCCCTCAGTATTTATCCTTTTGCAACTGCGCGCCTGCCGCGCTAGCACAACTCGTTTGAACGACTATCTAACATTCCTAATATACATCGTCGACGATACGTTTTTCCGTCTCATACTCGACATAATTGAAATCGACCTCGGGCTTGCTTTAAGCGCTAGGACCGTTATATCCTCCTTTCAATCTCAGATCTTGAAGAACGATAAGTGACTGTCTTTCTGCCAGCCTTCTGACTGCGAGATATAACGGCAAGCTTGCTGGGCAAGTAATTGTTCATATTGGACCCATTTGTCTGAATCAAAGCATACAATTTTGTCCTCCAAGCGCAGCCTCCAAGCTGATCGCAAACACACTTACTTCAATATGGCAGCCGTAATTTCTCCAACGTCTCCAGCTACGTCCCCACCACCAGTTAGTTCTCCCTCATCGAACCCTAACCATCCTTCCCTCCCACCTTTAAACACTTCACCAACCGCAAAGCGACCAAATTTGCAACGTCCTACATCTCATGCCTCAAAGAATAGGTTATCACAATACTCGAATTATTCTGCGCCGTCTCGTTCGCGACCTCCCTCACATATCTTTCCGGTCTTTCATTCTAGTCTTTCATACACGACAGTTCGCGATTTCGCATACCCTTCTCTGCATCCTATGCACTATGGACCGCCTCCAGAGCCGTCTCAACCACCATCCGGTCTTTCGACACCAGCTAGCGAATCGCATAAACGATTGTCAGATCCTCCAACCTCATGGGATAGTCGCGGATCTTGGGGACCTGGCCCATGGGGTGGTGATGGATTTATGAAGGGGGAACAATTGGCGCCTATACACTTTGGTGATGGACCTCCATGgagtgaagatgaggatCTACAAAGTCCGGTGGTGGTTAGTTCACGCCACAGGAAGCACAAATCGTCAGTAGGAGAATATGGGGCACATTCGcgtgggagagggagagcgCCCAGGGATGGAGAGCGCAGAACAAGCATGCTAAGTCAAGAGAACTTTGAGGACGACGGAGGATATTTCGCCGGTAACAGTGGTGAGAATAGCGAAAGATATTATGTCAATCAAGGAGATGAGGCAAATGGACCTGGTGGAGAATATGTGGCATACCCCTCGGAGTTGGCAAGACGCTCAATGCTAGCGCCATATAATGTTCCAGGTCAACGAGATTCTCACTTCGCTGCCCTTTTACCTAGTCGCTCATATACAGACGAGAGTGGCCAAGATTACCGCTCGGAGTCTGATGCTTCGAGTACTGCATCATCGCCTGGCATGACTAGACATGATGAATCGAGATATTCTCGCGATTATCAGTTCACAATTGCCTCGCCAGACGAAGAGATGCATGGTAAAGCCGTCGCATTATTTGACTTTGAACgagagaatgaaaatgaattgcCTTTGGTAGAGGGACAAGTGATTTGGGTCTCATATCGACATGGCCAAGGCTGGCTTGTCGCAGAAGATCCCAAGACACAGGAAAGCGGTTTGGTTCCTGAAGAATATGTTAGACTACTGAGAGATATCCAAGGAGGCTTAAACAGTTTAACAGGACAAGTTGAGCTTGCTAGTCCTGTAGGAGGTGACTCAGGTACACCCACTCAAGCAGAACACAATCAAGCATTCGGGCACAATCCAAGTTCAAGTAGTGGGAGCAATGGATATCAACAACCTGTAGTATCTACCTTCTCGACATCCTCTCAAGATTTACACCTATatcctcaacatcttctgGGAACACAGGCGGGCCAAGCTCCACCTCAAGTTATACATTATCATGGGCAACGAGGTGGCAGTCAAGCCAACACGCCAACTATACCTAGCTCCCATGAGGGTCTCATAGAAAGACCTAGTAGTCAAGAAGCTAAAAATGGGCAGCTTGAAGAGCAATCGAGTAGTAATACAGCACCTATTGAATCCACTCATATAGATTCGGAAGTAAAGCTCTCGCCGTCAATCCCCGGTCAAGATCCCGAAAAACTCCTCCATTCTTCTAATAATGATACAACAAACGAAACACACGAAACTCCGGCTCGATAACCCACCCATACATACATTGGTCACGAGTGTTATGAATTAGTAGACGAGACGGAATATGAATTTTTGGCGGAATTCTTCGGATATGATAGTGATACCAggtgaatggatgggatgtgtgTGCCATATATGATAcgttattatataattgaattgaatcaattgggAGATGGGATAAAATTATCTACACTATCTAGGAAAGGGAGTGCAAAGGAAAATGGACTTTCTCATATGTCTTATCTCTGTATGTGATGCTATGGTAGGAGTAGGATGAAttgggaaaggaagggaagggaaatcATAGGGGCTGGTGGGTTAGCatgatatttgatg
The Botrytis cinerea B05.10 chromosome 5, complete sequence DNA segment above includes these coding regions:
- the Bcssu72 gene encoding Bcssu72, yielding MSQAPVSTANSGSTPQFASNGERVDSGGFKLKFCTVCASNNNRSMESHLRLAAAHYPVISFGTGSLVRLPGPSITQPNVYQFNKTSYDSMYKELESKDPRLYRANGILNMLGRNRSVKWGPERWQDWQVGVPRLQHSTDQGADGVEGGVVDIVITCEERCWDAVVDDLLNRGSPLNRPVHVINVDIKDNHEEALVGGRGILDLADSLNKAAAEERELNPAGFDSGSAHSRAGFDERVPEIIGEWQERWPNLPAVWTLAWF
- the Bcnbp2 gene encoding Bcnbp2, producing the protein MAAVISPTSPATSPPPVSSPSSNPNHPSLPPLNTSPTAKRPNLQRPTSHASKNRLSQYSNYSAPSRSRPPSHIFPVFHSSLSYTTVRDFAYPSLHPMHYGPPPEPSQPPSGLSTPASESHKRLSDPPTSWDSRGSWGPGPWGGDGFMKGEQLAPIHFGDGPPWSEDEDLQSPVVVSSRHRKHKSSVGEYGAHSRGRGRAPRDGERRTSMLSQENFEDDGGYFAGNSGENSERYYVNQGDEANGPGGEYVAYPSELARRSMLAPYNVPGQRDSHFAALLPSRSYTDESGQDYRSESDASSTASSPGMTRHDESRYSRDYQFTIASPDEEMHGKAVALFDFERENENELPLVEGQVIWVSYRHGQGWLVAEDPKTQESGLVPEEYVRLLRDIQGGLNSLTGQVELASPVGGDSGTPTQAEHNQAFGHNPSSSSGSNGYQQPVVSTFSTSSQDLHLYPQHLLGTQAGQAPPQVIHYHGQRGGSQANTPTIPSSHEGLIERPSSQEAKNGQLEEQSSSNTAPIESTHIDSEVKLSPSIPGQDPEKLLHSSNNDTTNETHETPAR